CGTGCCCCGTCCGCCCGCGAGGACAATGGCGAGGGTGGTGCGTTGCAGATCATTCAGCCGTGACGGCGTGTCCATGTCTGTCTCCTTTGTCGGCCGGGGGCGGGCGCTGCGGCGACGGCTCCGGCCTGGGCAAGTTAGCTGCTGATTGGTATTCCCCGGTTCATCTGGTTGTGTAGTCGTCTGGTGGTCCGATTGGTCCGTCTGCTATTTCTAGCACCGTTTGGGCGTGAACGCGCAAATGAATTGCGCGGGCGGCGATGACGCGCCCGGCCACCGTTCTCCTTTTGCGCACGATCGGCCGTCGTACGGTGACCCTCCGTGCGGCACGCCACATAGAGCGTGAGGTGGCGCGCCGCAATATGCGTGCCACGGGGTGTCGTCGTGCCGGATTGCGTGGAAATGCGTGGCGGGCGCGAGGGGTGGAACGAATCAATGCGCGCGTCGCGGCAGAGTCAGGCGGGGCGTCGTAGAATCGGTCGCTTCCGGCTGCGCTTTCATCTGCTTTCATCCGCTTTATTCGCGATGCTTCCTCCGATGCTTTCCGCCACGCTCCGTTTGCAAAAAATCCCGATGAAATTTCGCTGCCGTTCGCTGTTTGCGATGTCGAGTGCTGTCGCCTTGATGGTGGGTTCGTCGCTGGTCGCGCGGCCCGTATTCGCCGCGTCGCCGGGGTCGGCCGCGGCGGCCACCGCCAGCGCCGCCGATGCCCCGAGCGCCGCCGCGGCGCCGACACCGCCTGGTGCGCCTGGCCGGCCGGGTCCGGCCGCGGGCGCGGCGGCCGCTGCCGCGATTGCCGCCGACAATGCCGGCCCTGCGTACGGTCCCGAACTACAGGGCTTCGACTATCCCGCGCCGGTCGAACGTTTCGATTTCATGTCGCAAGGCGTGGCGTTGCGGATGGCGTACATGGACGTCAAGCCGGCCAATCCGAACGGCCGCACGGTGGTTCTGCTGCACGGCAAGAACTTCTGCGCGGCGACGTGGGACACGACGATCCGCCGCTTGAGCGATGCGGGATACCGGGTGATCGCGCCGGATCAGATCGGCTTCTGCAAATCGAGCAAGCCCGAGCACTATCAGTACAGCTTCCAGCAACTCGCGCGCAATACGCATGCGCTGCTCGATTCGCTCGGCGTGAGCGATGCGACGGTGATCGGCCATTCGACCGGCGGCATGCTCGCGATCCGCTATGCGTTGATGTATCCGCACGACACGCAGCAGCTGGTGCTGGTGAATCCGATCGGGCTGGAGGACTGGAAGGCGAAGGGCGTGCCGTCGCTATCGGTCGATCAATGGTACGAGCGCGAGTTGAAGACGACCGCCGATGGCATTCGCCGTTACGAACAGGTCACGTATTACGCGGGACACTGGCGCGCCGATTACGAACCGTGGGTGCAGATGCTGGCGGGCATGTATCGCGGATCGGGCAAGCGGATCGTCGCGTGGAATTCGGCGTTGCTGTACGACATGATCTATACGCAGCCGGTGGTGTATGAGCTTGGGCAACTGAACATGCCGACGCTGCTGCTCATTGGTCAGAAGGACACCACGGCAATCGGTAAGGATGCGGCGCCGCCCGAGTTGCGCGCGACGCTCGGGCGGTATCCGGAGTTGGGTAAGGCGGCCGCGAAGGCGATTCCGCATGCGACGTTGGTCGAGTTCGCGGACCTGGGGCACGCGCCGCAGATGCAGGACCCGCAGGCGTTTCATAAGGCGCTGCTGGATGGGTTGGCGGCGGTCCCGGGGAATCGGTGAGGGCGCGACGGCTGCGTGGCTTTTTGACTATGCGGTTCGGTGATTCCGCTAATGCCGCAGTGCCCGGGACCGGTAGTGTCCGCCCCCGCGTCAAAATAGCCGCCACATCGAATGCGGGCGAACCTAACCTCGCCGCTAGTCGACTTTAAGACGTCGCGCTACTCAAGCGATTCAGTTCAGCCCGAGCGGATTGGCGATCAGCAACCGCCACCCACCGTCGCGCCCCTTTTCCAGAACCTGCGTTGCTGTACCGCGTTCCTCGCGATTCTGGCCGTCCGGCAGTGTCACGTTCAAGGACCAGTCGAGAAGGACGAGGGCGATGTCGCCACTCGTCAATACAAGACGCACTTCGTTGCGGATATGCGGGCGCAGTGCCAGTAATTCAGCGAGCGCGCTTCGCAATTCGGCGGGGCTCTCTCGTAGCACCTTGCCGCTGGTCAATCGCATCGTTGCGTGATGGCTGAACATGCCAAGTAGCGCATCGAGATCGGCAGCGTTCAGTGCTGCGTCGAAAGCGACTGGAACCTGCTCAGGGGAGTGACATGCAACTGAGCCATTCTCGATCGCCGCAACGAATCGTGCGATTAACTGTGCCACTTCGGCAGGCGCTTCCAGCGGCGACAAGTGTCCCGTTCCGGGCAGCACGTGCAGCGCCGCGTGCGGGATGCGAGGCAGCAGTTCCGCCTGCAGCGTTGCGACCGTATCCACCTGATCGAGCGCGCCGGAGATGACCAGGGTCGGGGCGTCGATCGACGTCACTTCCGCCGTGATGTCTTCACGCAGCGCCACGTTGGGCCAGCCGGCCTTGGCTTGCGGTGCGCCCCGCAGGCTGTCTTCGATGACCTGCTCGCGGCGAGCGGCTTCGAGCGGCTTGGCGGTGAGGACGTGATCGACAACGAATTCGACCGATTCGCGCGATTGATACGCGCCGGCCAAGGTCGCACGCTGCTCGTCGGACAGAAGCATCGGCGACGGCGGTGACGGCGCGACGAGCACCAGTCCTTCAAGCCCCTTCGGCCGACGCGATGCGATGAGCTGCGCCACCTTCCCGCCCATTGAATGGCCAACGAGCACGTAACGCCGTAGCCCTAATGCTTCGATGACGCCTTCGGCATCGGCGGCAAGGTCGGCAATGCGGTAGCCGTCAGCCGGTGCCTCGGAATCGCCCCAGCCGCGATGATCGGTGGCGACGATTCGATAGCGGTCGGCCAGTTCGCCGGCCACCGCTTCCCATGTCCGCGACGAACCGCCGTAGTAGTGCAGAAACACCAGCGCCAACTCGCCGCTGCCGCGCTGCGTGACGTGAATCCGTGTGCCGTTCGACCTGATTTCCATGTCGGTTTTCATTTCCGTGTCCTCTCTGTCATCGCTCCATAGCGGATGACGACATCGTAGATTCAAGTCTTTGGTTTGATAATTGGTCAATTGGTGTTTTCAGTCGATAATCTCGTTATCGAATTGGAGGGCAAAAATGGACCGGCTCACGAGTCTTGGGGTGTTCGTCGCCGCGGTCGAGGAAGGCAGTTTTGCCGCGGCGGCGCGCCGCTTTGGTCTATCGGCGGCAATGGCTGGAAAGCATGTGAGCGCGTTGGAGTCGGAGCTGAATGCGCGGCTACTTCAGCGCACCACACGGCGGTTGAGTCTGACCGATACCGGGCAGACCTATTACGAACGCTGCAAGCACATTCTCGAAGCCTTCGACGAA
The sequence above is a segment of the Paraburkholderia sp. D15 genome. Coding sequences within it:
- a CDS encoding alpha/beta hydrolase — protein: MKFRCRSLFAMSSAVALMVGSSLVARPVFAASPGSAAAATASAADAPSAAAAPTPPGAPGRPGPAAGAAAAAAIAADNAGPAYGPELQGFDYPAPVERFDFMSQGVALRMAYMDVKPANPNGRTVVLLHGKNFCAATWDTTIRRLSDAGYRVIAPDQIGFCKSSKPEHYQYSFQQLARNTHALLDSLGVSDATVIGHSTGGMLAIRYALMYPHDTQQLVLVNPIGLEDWKAKGVPSLSVDQWYERELKTTADGIRRYEQVTYYAGHWRADYEPWVQMLAGMYRGSGKRIVAWNSALLYDMIYTQPVVYELGQLNMPTLLLIGQKDTTAIGKDAAPPELRATLGRYPELGKAAAKAIPHATLVEFADLGHAPQMQDPQAFHKALLDGLAAVPGNR
- a CDS encoding alpha/beta fold hydrolase, with translation MEIRSNGTRIHVTQRGSGELALVFLHYYGGSSRTWEAVAGELADRYRIVATDHRGWGDSEAPADGYRIADLAADAEGVIEALGLRRYVLVGHSMGGKVAQLIASRRPKGLEGLVLVAPSPPSPMLLSDEQRATLAGAYQSRESVEFVVDHVLTAKPLEAARREQVIEDSLRGAPQAKAGWPNVALREDITAEVTSIDAPTLVISGALDQVDTVATLQAELLPRIPHAALHVLPGTGHLSPLEAPAEVAQLIARFVAAIENGSVACHSPEQVPVAFDAALNAADLDALLGMFSHHATMRLTSGKVLRESPAELRSALAELLALRPHIRNEVRLVLTSGDIALVLLDWSLNVTLPDGQNREERGTATQVLEKGRDGGWRLLIANPLGLN